The Denticeps clupeoides chromosome 4, fDenClu1.1, whole genome shotgun sequence genome segment CTCTGAGTCCCCAGGAGCAGAAACAATGTGCTAACACGATCTGATAATATAACACAGAAGTGcgattgtaattttttttttttttattcgtttgCAGTTAGAGATTATCTAAAAGCTCAAATTCTCCTGAAGGTGCAAccactaaataaatatatacagtgtataGCCTCCAAATGCACAAATGTCCTTTAGATTTCAGGAGGAGGAAACACTTTATGTTGTCAAGTAGCAATGTGGTGCCAGGTAGCTACATTGAACATAGGGCCAGTGAAAGAGTGGTTGTAGCTCTCCTATGAAACAaacgaccacaaagtcataggttcaaacctcactttttaccattgtgtccctgagcaagacacttaaccatgagtgtgtccagggagactgtccctgtaaccgctgattgtaagtttctctggataaaTGAGTCTaatacatgcagtaaaaggaaaaagaaatgtaaaagaagATAGGCGTCGTGCTGGTTTTCCTCAGACCAAGATGAGCTGCTTGACAAACATGTGGAACGGTACATGTCAGTCTTTCCTGTGAGGCATTTTACCCCCGAGTAGTCCAGTTATTGGAGGTCCTGGAGCCACTCTGTTCACCCATTACCTGCATCCAGTATGCCAGGCAGGAGCAAAACCGAATCCCAGGAGGAACCAGAATCCACCAGCAGCAGAATACAGAAGTgggtttctttctctctgttgaCCTTCATATGTGCACGGGTGTGTCCTAGAAATACAGGAGATATGGCTTTGGTTTTTAATAACTGGCCAGTATGTTGATAACAGAGCATGACAATGAATATTCAATTCAGTCGGTATTTCAGTTGCTtacacattaaaaacattattggTAAATAGTATAACAAGTGAACAGCAGTTCTATGAAGCTCATTTTGAAGCTGATATGTTCCGATGGAAGACAAGGAGGTTTGGCATGGACTCAGTATCCCTCGCCAGATTCTACCAGGGCATAACCAAGAGTATTCTCACAACCAGGATTGGCAGCTTTAATGCTTTCAACTGTAAGACCTTGAAGAGAGCAGCCAGCTCTGCACATCATCAgacttttatacatttatgctTATGATTTTACAATtaataatattgcatttttgtCTGAGCAAAAAGGATTCAAAATGGACATAAGTAGGACCTGGGatactttttaataaatgcaccGAGTTTCCCTTAAACGGCCAGTTGTGGGCAAAAAGTTGGCCAAGAAGAGAAtaacttttacagcatttattagacgcccttatccagaccgacttacaatcagaagttacagggacagtccccccctggagtgtcttgctcagggacacaatggtagtaagtggggttcgaacctgggtcttctggttcataggcgagtgtgtttcagAAGTGACAGGGTCGTGTGAGAGTTACCTTGTCCGGTCCACAGACACGGCTACTGCAGCATTTCAGCAACTGCTGAAAGCCTTAATATTGCTCATGATAGAAAACTGTTCAGCATCAGAACCAGAACATGGAGCAATGGAAGACACTGTCCTGGTCTGCAGAATTACATCTTTTTAAGTGAGATTCGCTTACCTGGGGATGAGACGGCGACAAGAAAAGGCTGGTGGAAGCGGAATGATGCTGTGCCAGGATACCATGCGTTCTGCATTCATGGGGATGTTAGTTTGACATGCACCACCTACCTAAAGTTTGTTGCAGGTCATGCACACACCGTCATGGTAATGATGTTCCGTGATTGCAGTGGCCTTTTCCATCACCTTGACATGCTGTAAAAATCGTTCAGAAATGGTTTGAGGAACGGTGTCGGCCACAGGGGAACCTACagattttttaatcttttttttcaaaaagaatCTTTTCCTTTGCCCGACTCACACCTGGTCAGAAATGATCATGTGTACGAAAGACCACGTATACCTATTGCAGCACTAATGCATCATACACACGTTTGCATGCATAAACGGTTAGCTTCATCCTAGCTGAAGGATGACTGAAGGAAGTGAGACTTTTTTGTGCAGAGATTTAATcatgaaatgacattaaatagCATTTGGAATCAATTAATTTCAATCAGAGTTTGTGGACGCTGGTAGTCAGGTGTGGATATGAGTTGGACCTGGGAtaagatgtaataaaaaaaatggtattcATTTTGCTCTTGAAAAATAAAGGTATTCCGTATATTTATTTGGAATAGCTCATTATTGCACAATCTGCTTAAGCTGTCTCCAAAGACGATTAAATAATCAGATGGAAGCGCTGAAATTCAGCTGCATGACAAGTTCCAGTCCAGTAAAAACACCCTCCATCTGATCTCAAACCCACCAGTCGGTTCATTGGGAGTCAGGGCTTTGACTgagaaattctgctttttgagACAGTCATCTCACACGCAGCGCTCTATCCTGCCAGTGTGGCTCGCAAGCCCCCGCCCCGAAACGGGAGGATGTTGCTAGGAGACCTGACATTGGCTCTTCATTCTACTGCCGTACTCATAGCCCACGTGCATTCTGCAACACTATAAAACCAATGGGGTTTTATCCAGTGCTGCATTCAGCCTCAGAGGCTCCTGTTTCAAAGTAGAGGAGTGAGGAGAAAACAATGGAATTGCGGAAGAAGTTATTGATTTTTTATTGTCTggtttagtgtgtgttttttttctttgttctcacATGGGAGATCTCAGAACCCCCTGACCCTGCTTTTAGTGTAAAGCGCCCCTTTTGATGTTGTCCTTGGAGTACCAGCACCATGTTTCCTACAGAAGTGTGGAACTCTACAGAGAGCGCATTCAATGGGTCCTTGGAAAATGAAACCTTGGGGGAGCCCGAGGAAGAGGAACAACCTTTCCTGACGGATGCCTGGCTTGTGCCGCTCTTCTTCTCACTCATCATGCTGGTGGGTCTGGTTGGAAACTCTTTGGTCATCTACGTGATTTCCAAACATCGCCAAATGAGGACGGCCACAAATTTCTACATAGGTCAGTTTCTTCAACATCATACTGTGGATGTAATTGTTTCAGGGTGACTACAAAGTCGGTCAGTGTGGTTTTCTTCAAAGCTTCTGTGTTGCTACACTTGGTTATAGTTGAGAGTGAAGTAATCAGTTTTGAATGACCACGCACTGAGCAGCATGAATGACCGCGTACTGAGCAGGACTGCTTCCAACGTGCATGGAAGCAGTCCCGTGGTTTCAGACTATTGCTATTGCAGAATGATGGTTAAATATAGCAGAGCTCTCTCTTTCTGTAATGGTTCTGCAGCTTCAGTGGACAGATTGGTCCCTGTATGGATGATTTCAATTTTCCATCCTGATAGAAAACAGGCGTGTAAGGAAGCCACATGAAAGCAATCACTAAATAGCTATtacaatgaaatgtaaaaaaaaaaaattattgcccACTGAAGTTATTGCCCTACTTTTAATAGAAATTAAGGCATCAGTTCTGTGATGTAGTGAACTGCATCTGTTCATGTACTAATATGTGAATCTGACTGTCCCCGTGCAGCATATCTTCTGTCTCACCGAGTAATATGGAAAATGGATTAAGAAATggatttttgttattgttacaGCTAACTTGGCTGCCACAGACATCATTTTCTTGGTCTGTTGCGTCCCCTTCACTGCCACACTCTACCCTCTCCCTGGATGGATCTTTGGGGACTTTATGTGCAAATTTGTTGCTTTCCTCCAGCaggtaatttaattttttttttcatgccatgTCATTTTGGCCAAGAAGCTGTCTCATGAGATGACTGGAAATAGCCGGGCCATTTGCAGAGAGACACACTTTGAAGCCTAGACAGCAACCCCTAAACTGTGAAGCGAGTTCTGAAAGAAAGCCGTAATGAGACATTTTATTATGCCATGAGAAATCAATACTGCTTATCCATGGGACTTCCATCGACTATACTGCAGCCTTTCATCATGCAGCCAATTACGGCACAGACGCACACCTGTAATCACTCACCAGACAGCTACACACCCCTGACAAATCCCCATCCTCAGCAACATGCTCTGACACCACGGATTAATTCATTGCAACACCATCAGAGCTGTTGATGTGCCGTTGCACTGTTTAGGCAGGGCTTATGTAAAGGATAAGACCGGGTGCCGCCCAGCGGGGTGGGGAGTAATTCATATCCTTTTTACCCTAAAAAAACTCTAATGGAATGAGTCAGCTCTGGGTGTTTGACTTCAACTTGCTAATCCCCATGATTTAAGTAGGAGAGTTGCTAATCCTTTTGTACTTttcaattgcattttttttttttgtgtgtgtgagctttatCCTGAAGAAAATAGATCGGGCTCTTTGTTTTTAAACTCAGAGCAGGTTTGCCTCAGTCAAAAGATCATTAACTATTAATGTGCACTATTGCACCTACATGAATTCAAATTTTACCAGCATTAAACATTCATGTagcataatataatataaattatgtGCATCTGTCCCAGAAGAGAGGCTGTCTGGTTCAAGAGCATCTGCACTGCCTGCCTCCGGCCACAAGGGAGCACATGTGACCCTTGCTCTGCATGGATATGATATCTTCATTCTCAAAACACCAACCAGAATGAAGCAATTATTGTCTAGGGACACCTCTTCACAACTTAATTGCAAaatactgtttaaaaaaacaggTAAGAGTGGACTTGATGAAGTCTGATTGTTTGCAAAATCATGGTAAAAGCAAAAGTGGGAGAACATGTGGAACATCTCATTATTTTTAGGATGGCATTTCAATGCAACACACAGCTTCACACAAAGCCGTCCCCGCATGTTAAAATGTCACCGGAGTCCATGCGGGTGGGCCAgcctcattaaaaatgactctGGTCAATTAACATCTCTTGCTGCTGTGCTTTGTTCTTCGCTCTTAAAAATGATTCATCACGGTAAGCACCGGGCACAGTTGgctttcttttgtttgtgtcGTCTCTGTTTTGATATATCCCCACAGCAGACAATTATGCCAAGTTAAAAAGGCTGGAGCATTCATGCATCAGTGTGGGTATGATCTGGTTTCCCTTTGATCACTAATAACCAAGGAGTAACAGGTGGCGAGGCCGAAAGGAGTGAAAAACCCACTCGTCCTCCAGGCCATAGCTGCGATTGTAGCCCAGTCGAGGGTTTGCGTCAGCTTCGAGAATCAATAAATACTCCTTTGAAGCTGTTTGCATTTTCCAATTGCATGAAAAATGGATCATAATTTCATATATGCAGTTATATATAGaaatcttttttgtttgttgcttGTATATGTTTGGTATAGAGAGCATCATGGGCTCCTTTATCCTGTGTGTGAGTCTTGGgataaaactgaaatattaccaGGCTGCTACCATTCAGAATGTGTGGGCTTACACAACCCACATCACAGCacctataatatatatatatattttaattttaataatggCTCGTGTTGATTAGGCTGAAAAGTTGACACCAGTGGAACTCTCCACTATTACGTCCTCCATATTTGGTGGGAAATTATGCACAGGTCTCAGTACTGCACTCATGATTGGTGAACACAGTTCAATAGCACTTGAACATGTGCTTAGAGGTTTGAACAAAAGTTGTCATtctaaaaatgttgtttggtcCTACCAAGTCCTCTAATAAGCTCCCAAGAAGTAGTCAGTTGCATGTGTTTATTGCAGGTGACTGTCCAAGCCACGTGCATTACTTTGACAGCGATGAGTGGGGACCGTTGTTATGCGACTGTGTACCCCTTGAAGTCTCTCCGCCATCGCACCCCTCGGACTGCTATGATCGTCAGCGTGTGCATTTGGATTGGTATGTCACGACAAGCCTTGAAGAAATTGTAGGAAATGTCATTATGTGCATTGCTGTAAAGGGCAGAAAGAATTGCTTATACATGAACAAAAACAGCTAATGCAACTGAAGGTCACAACTGTAAACCATTTGTTTTGCCAAACGCAGGCTCTTTCATCCTCTCCACACCCATATTCATGTACCAGAGGATCGAAGATGGGTACTGGTATGGCCCACAGCAGTACTGCATGGAGAGGTTCCCCTCGAAAACCCACGAGAAGGCTTTTATCCTGTACCAGTTCATAGCCGTCTACCTCCTGCCCGTCCTCACCATCTCTTTCTGTTATTCCTTCATGCTCAAGAGGGTGGGCCACCCCACAGTGGAGCCTGCGGATAATAATTACCAGGTATGGAGCAGACATTATCCCTTCGGTCATATGGATGGACTGGGTGAGTGTCTGAAAGTCATTTACTCTGGCTTTCAAAATGAGGAATGGTTCGAAAAAGACTATGATCACGAAAGATTGGCTGAAAACTGCCATGAAAGGGGCTGTGAGGGGTTGATCCCGAGACTAGGCAATTTCTTTTACTGTTTCAGGGTGATTCTCAAGAAGCTCAATTGAACATGGCTATgtcacattttctgttttaatttaatctgcACTGCAGGGATCCACATTGTTAATGCAACTTCATAAAACTTTTACCTCAAACACCAGTGAATTCTCATCCCCATCTTATCTTTTCTTAGTTTTAtgcaaagtttttaaaatgatttaatgttatttaaaacaTGATTCATCTCttgattcagattcagaatggACACAAGAGACCCCTTTTGGCATTGACTAAACATTAATTTACGTATTTAATCATTCTAGATAATTCTGCCATAtaataaaattgcatttgtaaaaaactttcatcaataaatgaataaatgtttcaATAGACTGTGCATGAGGTAAATAGTATTTTGAAATCTGtttcactgattttttttatgggaaaCTTCCTTGATCATATCTGGGCTGTTCCATTAGTACAGTTTTATAGTCCAATTTTGATTTATGTGAGAAACGACTGCAGTGCTGTCACTGTTAAAACAGACCTCATTCCTCTTTTTCCAGGTCCACTTCCTCTCAGAGAGAACTATCACCATCAGGAGCAAAATCTCAAAAATGGTGGTGGTCATTGTTCTCCTCTTCACTGTCTGCTGGGGTCCCATCCAGATCTTTGCACTCTTCCAGTCTTTCTACCCATATTTCAATGCCAACTACACCACGTACAAAATTAAAACATGGGCCAACTGCATGTCCTACACCAACTCCTCCATCAATCCCATTGTTTATGGCTTTATGGGGGCCAGCTTCCGGAAGTCCTTTAGAAAGACCTTCCCCTTCCTGTTCAGACACAAGGTCCGGGACAGCAGCATGGCCTCACGCACAGCCAATGCTGAGATCAAGCTTGTTGCCACAGAGGAGAGCAACAATGACCGAAAATGAAGAGCAGTAACCATGCAAAAGATTGCTTGTATTGCTTGTTGGAAATCCATCAGGAAACTGCTACTGGGAGCAGAGAAATGCTGAGAATtattgaacaaaatatcacatttttataatatacTGTATCATTGGATATATCTTTAATTTTACCATCAAATCCTCAGATGATTCTTCAGCACAAAAAAAGCTCTCAGCCAGCTGAACCTACCACATCTCTTTTTCTGACTTTATCTATACTAGTCCCCTCATCACATTTATGCATCATCTCCTTCACAATTGAACACACCGTCCAAAATGCATCAATTCAGTGACTTTAGTTGCTATTCCAGAATACGcctacccaacacacacacacacctcaactgTGGATCTAGGATCAGGCTATTCTGACAGGCATCGGAGAGCCCAAAACCATCTCTGCATTCAAAACCCTGACAAACCTTTTACCGTATTAAACCGATTACCTTGATTTGCATAGACAAGTCCTGCCCTAATAAATGAAATTTTCTCTTATTGTGAATTGCTgtcttttgttgctgttttgttGCTGTTCTTGCAGTGTAACTTTCAGTGTTTGCAACATAAATATAACATATTTTCAGCTTATtggttatcattattattatttatcacTGAACATCACTGAACACAATCATTTcttatgatatatatatatatatataatattttttttttttttagcaacgCATGACCAGGATTAAGGTTAAAGGAGAACATGATCATCTCTCAACTTCTGTCTGCTGTAAACGGCCCATCTTCAAAAAGAATTGGTCCTGAAATGACACATGTGGGAATTTATTATGAAGGTAAGCCAGGAACAAACAGGAAAAGCGGAACTCTGGGGCAGCTGAATGCGGCATCTGTCAGCAGTAATGTGCTCAAAGCCCGCCTGTCAAATTAGCCATGGACGGTGTTGACTGAGTTGTAGTGCAGTCAAACGCTCATCCCCATCTCTTCTCAAACAGTTCACATCTCCATGCAGCCAGATTGTGACCTCCTCCAAGACAGTTGCATTGTATTATAACTGTACTTCATCCAGTTAACCATTAAGGCAGTTTGAATGTGAAATAGGCTTGAGATTCCTATCTAATCAACCTGTGAATTGTTCCTCTGAATTGTTTCAGAAGTAGCTATGAGACTCGTAGGGAACCGCATTAAAATGATCCTAAATGAGCCACCTTAATTGTGGCCAATATCATATGACAGGTGGATATGTTCAAATGTTATGttatttaatatgaaacattaagcatttatattaaatattagacCATATTAAaagataatattaataataacaacaaccataacaatgataataataattttttatcattactTCAGAGCCAAATATTTCTGAAATTTTCATTTACttaattgtgtttaattttgACATGGCATTGTTCAAATGTTCCTTTcgtctgaaatgtttttttcttcctgtgcGCCAAGTTGTTTCCTGTCCCAGTCGTGTTAGACATTCCTATAAAATTCTAACATTTTAGACACAGTTCCACACAATCTGCTGAAGGCTCCTGTATTACAtcctttttgttaaaatccctGCCAACAGTTTCTGAGCAGCCAGTACTAGACAAAATATCCAAGCCCATTCCTTCCTCCATGTTCCCAAGTCCGCCCCCACCCATACTCATTAACACATGGCCAGAGCACGTCCATATTTGGCTGTCATTTTAAATACACAGTAGTGGCAGGCCAAAATAAAACTCACTCTGCCTGCCACGGCATGTCCTGGACAGACAGATAACACCCAGACCCCTGTGACAGCCCTCCGCCCCTACCACCCAGCCATCAAACAGTAATGTGGCTGGAAATCCGTTTTCATTGGTGAGCAGGTTAGGATGGAGGAATGAGGATCCACCCTGTCTGCACAGTCTACATCGAGATAATTTTACTGAGAGATGAGGAGCATTTCAGATGAGAGCAGTGCCACACACAAGGACTAAAATGCTGGAGTCATCAGTGTGTGTAACGTCATTATTCCTCACCTGCAAAATGTGTGTAGTGTACACCAACTCAGCATTCCTTAAAGCAAAAACCGGGATGCAGTGCTCAATATCATTTAAGCTCCTAGCCAGCCGTCCTTCGTTCTGACCTCGGGAGGTAAACAGCGTTGCGCTTCCCCGACTTTTGGTACTCAAGCGCAGGCAGGTAGAGCACACAGAGGCAGGCTGATAATGACTGTTTTTCTCAAATGGAAATGGCAGCAGGGATTAGCTCTTGTTTTCCAGCAGCTTTATTAGTGAAAAGCTCTTAGAACCCTCAGCAGGAGGTACTTGGTGAGACGGGTCTCATTGCTTTTAATGTACAAATTCAAGtgaattttctttaaataaataaataatgttcaaaAACTGTATGTCTATTCCTATGCATTAATAATACACATATTTGTTTTATGTAACAACATTTATCTGATCTTAAACATACTTCTATTTATGACCATATTCTCAATTACCCAACATGCAATTGTTGTCTGACAGACTTTTACTGAAATGTCATGTTTTCCTCTCTGTGTAATTGAACTAATGTTCATTATAGTTCATTTACGTTTTCATCCCAGAATCATAACTACCTCCCTGTCACTTGCAAAATTCATtccaaaatgtgcaaataattaaactaattaaagatgactgacagccctaatagatattttattagttagttttataataaaatgtgtttatttttatacagacaggtataaacagaaggttgggcTAATCCTCTgattacataaataaactgtATTTCAAACATGAAGAAATACATAGGTTAGAAATGACCATACTATTGGCAGTTGAACAACAAAGACTGGGTGTAATTTTTAATCTATTGATATTCACTTTGCCTGCTTGAAAAGATGATGTGAAAGGATTCATCACAAGTTATTTCCGAACATTGCTGGAAAATATGCAGAGAACCTGTGAGATTCTTACATAAATTTCACATCCATTCAATTACACTTACTTACTGTGTGTTGTTAATATATCTTCTTCTTCTGGATGAAGAATGTATCTCGTTCTTTTAAGTCGAGGGTGGGCCCATTGGCCTGTTGTGTATATAAACTGCACTGGTCTGTAGTGTATATTGTTTTCCCATCACATCCTGAGGGGGGAGGCCGTGAGCCAGAGAGTCTTGGGGACAGCTCACTCAGGCCTGCTGCGAAGCACTGTACAAAATCTCATAATCATCTGCAGAGCGGTTTGATCCAGCGTATCAAAACATAATGCTAACCGAGGGGATAAGAGACGCctccagccccgcccacccttTCAGAGTCAGGCTTGTTAGTCGGGCGAGTTGAGTTTACTTTGAGGTTTGTGGGCCACACGGCTCTTGTGGAATAAGGGGCCGAGTATGGCTCTGACCCAAAACCCACATCAGAGGCTCGCAGGTGGTTCAGACGGACGGCCCAGACGTGTGATCGATAGATTCGCCGCCGCTGCAGCGCTGGCTCTGCTGTTCCCATCCCCTTGAGACTCGCCTCTGGCTTGTGTCCACTCGGGCCGACCTTAATCACACAGACAGTGCAGGGAAACGCGAGGGGAGCAGGGAAGAGGAGGGAAAAATATTGTCAGGGCTAGAAAGAAAATGGGCAGCCGAGCACAAATGCAGCACAAAGAGCCCATTCTACCcttgcgtgtgtatgtgtgggtttgAGTGTATGCCTgctaacgtgtgtgtgtgtgtgtgtgcgcgtgcatgccCTACCGCCCTGCGTCACGGCTCAGGCAGGAAACCACTGTGCCTCTGGCGCTGCTCGGGCCAAATGGGGGGAAGGCACATCTGGGGCCCGACTGCAGACGGAACGAAACCCGATCGCGCAGCAGCCTAAATATAAACCTCAAAGGCCTGCGCCCATAcggacacaaacacaacaatatAGACGCGGGAGTTTGTTTACACTGTGCCTGTGTGGTTAAGCTGAAAGGAATATGTCtgccccccccaaccccccaggTCCCAAACTGCACCTCATTAAAACGGCGGTTTTGCCATTTAGCTTGGATtaacgccgccgccgccggtaCGAGTGGCGGCGATGGCGCTCTCATGAGCGGCGAACTCGCGGGCAGCTATAAGCAGTTACTGGTCCAGAACCTGCAGCCGTCAGCCCCACGCCCCCCCCGAATGCCCAGCACACGGCAGTCTTTCAGGGGGCACAGGGACAGGCCccttgtgcgtgcgtgtgtctgCGTTGTACTCCCTCCTGTGCCTCTGCCAAGCCACCTGGAGCAGGTATTAGATGCACTCGTGCCAAGAGACACTTAAAGTGCAGCCGTTCAGTCTAGCTCCAACACACCCGTCTGGGTGCACATCAGACGAGGACGACCAGCAGTCAGGGGGTTACGGAGGGGAAGAAATTACGTGGCGGGCAGGCCGCGGATGTCTCCTCATCGTACCACACAGGGCCTGTACAGGTTACAGAGGGCTGTCTACACACGTCCCGAACGTACCTGAGCATCGCGCATGAATGGAAGCCTTGACATGAGTACCCTTACTGCATCAGCACATCAGCGTTTAAACAACTTCTCACCCCTCAATTGTTATAGTTAGGATGCTACActcaatttaattaaattagtgGTTTAATTTAATCTCAGTTTTTTAGTATGGCACAGTAAGAGCAAAGTATAAAAATTGTCCATATTCCTGCTGTTTAGCCTGTGGCTAAAGGCTtcagttcattttttcattaaatgtggTTCTGCATTATGTTAGGCAACAtttccaaattcaaattgtacTTTTTGTACACCCTGTGTATACCGTGATGCTCACTCTATGAAAACACGTTACGGCCCTAATTTCAAAGACAATTTTGACTAAATTTTGACTTCTGTAAAGTACATAATTATAAAAGAAGACTAAaagcacattaaataaaagattcattaaattatgtagaaaagtttgtaaaaatgtattaaatcttTTTAACATTTGAAGAATCAAATTTATCTACatcttttgtgttttaaagtTGAATCTACTTGAACTAAGTCTCACTGAAAATAGTTGCACCAAGAATGCACCAAGAGAAATGTCTGATTTAGTTTCTGCAAATTCAGAATAAATCCAAAATTTCCAGAGCGACCTCCTTCTCCAACGTACAAAATGGAACACTACAGgaaatgatgcattttgtggGGTGTTGTCAGCGAGGAACATAATTACTGAATTTTTAGACCATTTTCCGCTTGTGTTTAACGTTTTGTATTGATAAAATGAGGTGCTTTGTGTCCAGTAGATGTTCTCACTGGCCTTGTCCTGTCCTGCGCTCCGTATCCTCACTTGGTCCGCGACTGCAGTGTAGTATCAGCTTTTGTATTATCAACTCTCAGCGCCTGACATGGCCAGTGTGCATAGAAACAAATATGTCCGGAAAGGATGGGAACCTGGCAAAGACGAGTATCCTCTGAGTCATCGGTGTGCTTTTCTACAGGCCAGAGTCAGTAACCGAAGGGCTCACAAAGAATGCAGATGTCTTATGCCTCTGTTGGTTGTACGAAACCATACATTTTATTGACAACTGCGCGTATGAGTCAGTTTTCAATTGGGGATATTTTGAAATATGTTATACATGACATCAACATAATCATGTTATATTATAGGTGTTTATGGTGGGCAatgtggcctagcagttaaggaagtggccccgtaatcagaaggttgccggttcgaatcccgatccgccaaggtgccactgaggtgccactgagcacctcagtccccacacactgctccccgggcgcctgtcatggctgcccactgctcaccaagggtgatggttggaagcagaggacacatttcattgtgtgcaccttgtgcgagtgatgcagtgtctcacaatcacttcacttttcactttcaccttatATACGttatttcatgaaaatataAGATCCCATCTCTACCTGCAGGACCAATAAAAAGAATTTGTAAAATGATCTTTTGTCCTCTGACAGGACCTATTTAAAGTCAACACCGTGGACATTGTTTAAACAGCACTCTGAAAGGTGTGACTGTAATACTGGGCAGTAAAAACAGAATCAGTCACCTTTTTGTGTGGGGTGCCCAGGTGAGGAAATCCACATGCCATGTTAAATGATTAAACAATGTTAATAAGTCATTACAGTTCAGTGGGCACACACTGTAACCCCTGTGTGTGGAGAGGGAGCACGCCTTAGCGTCCCACATGGccttttacacaaaaaaagggtCAATTCAACACTGATTAGAAACAAAGGCTACCAGTGCTGTGcagctgcattgtgggaaattgCTCAGATGACTTCTAAAATGCATTCAACTTCCAAAACTCACCAGGTACCCAAGTTTACCTCatgttttcttaaaattaaTCTGGAATCAAATGTTTGCAATAAAGAGCTGTTAGCACAATttagtcataaatatatttggCTTTATTACAACTTTATTGGTATTGC includes the following:
- the kiss1ra gene encoding KISS1 receptor a; the protein is MFPTEVWNSTESAFNGSLENETLGEPEEEEQPFLTDAWLVPLFFSLIMLVGLVGNSLVIYVISKHRQMRTATNFYIANLAATDIIFLVCCVPFTATLYPLPGWIFGDFMCKFVAFLQQVTVQATCITLTAMSGDRCYATVYPLKSLRHRTPRTAMIVSVCIWIGSFILSTPIFMYQRIEDGYWYGPQQYCMERFPSKTHEKAFILYQFIAVYLLPVLTISFCYSFMLKRVGHPTVEPADNNYQVHFLSERTITIRSKISKMVVVIVLLFTVCWGPIQIFALFQSFYPYFNANYTTYKIKTWANCMSYTNSSINPIVYGFMGASFRKSFRKTFPFLFRHKVRDSSMASRTANAEIKLVATEESNNDRK